From a region of the Besnoitia besnoiti strain Bb-Ger1 chromosome I, whole genome shotgun sequence genome:
- a CDS encoding synaptobrevin protein (encoded by transcript BESB_005310) — translation MWSPPYAPGGGVSTPPSSLFAGSEDFSGGDSRVETPPFHYACLARGTYVLAEYTAVKEGEKEVLSAVCRRALLKLPRTGGRRSYVFDSRLFSFFVDRKSGAVVMCVTDENIAADLPWQFLTDLRSQYLLQMSSAPNAGDSREAGVARLLIRLVDAYNRGQGRGMQQVERVEKELQAVTEVVRENINKVLERGEQIECLVGKTNNLRDGAYDFRKASRELRQHVRWSTTKSYFIVFGMIVVLLIIGASFFCGGLTFQSCLRTV, via the exons ATGTGGTCGCCGCCGTACGCGCCCGGAGGGGGCGTCAGCACCCCGCCGTCGAGTCTCTTCGCGGGCAGTGAGGACTTCTCAGGCGGAGACTCCCGAGTTGAGACGCCGCCCTTTCACTACGCCTGTCTGGCGCGCGGCACGTACGTGCTGGCGGAGTACACGGCTGTGAAAGAGGGCGAAAAAGAGGTGCTCAGTGCGGTCTGCAG GCGCGCGCTGTTGAAACTTCCGCGAacaggcgggcgccggagtTACGTCTTCGACTCTCGCCTCTTCAGCTTC TTTGTCGACAGGAAGAGCGGCGCGGTGGTCATGTGTGTCACTGATGAGAACATCGCCGCTGACCTCCCCTGGCAGTTCCTC ACAGACCTACGAAGTCAGTATCTTCTGCAGATGAGCAGCGCGCCAAACGCAGGCGACAGTCGCGAGGCCGGAGTGGCGCGGCTTCTCATTCGCCTCGTG GACGCCTACAACCGAGGCCAGGGCCGCGGGATGCAGCAGGTTGAGCGCGTTGAGAAGGAGCTCCAGGCGGTGACCGAAGTCGTCCGGGAAAACATCA ACAAAGTgctcgagcgcggcgagcagatCGAGTGCCTCGTCGGAAAAACCAACAACCTACGCGACGGA GCCTACGATTTTCGAAAGGCGTCTCgggagctgcggcagcacgTGAGGTGGTCGACGACTAAGTCCTACTTCATTGTTTTCGGAATGATTGTC GTCCTCCTCATCATTGGCGCCTCCTTTTTCTGTGGAGGGCTCACGTTTCAAAGCTGCCTGCGCACCGTCTGA